The nucleotide sequence TGTTTATACCaccaaagataaaaaaaattgtgatggCTTTTCCTTaacaccctctgtccttagacACTTGATTAGATAAGGAAATGTGGATATAGGATACATGCCAGTTATAAGACACACGTGTTCCATTGACAAACCAACTAGTTCTTTGACATGTCCTCAAAGTTGCTTATCCTTGGCTACCTTTTGTTCTCATTATCACTCCAGGGTCTGGAGGGTAAACAACAGTTAACTGTGCTAATCCTGGGGGTCAACTCCAGTGCTCACTGTGGTGGAGGTGGTCTTGCCCTCTCTGACTATACAGGCCActtgtaaatgttttgtctttcttccaGCTCGGATTTAATGACGGAACCTGTGTGTCTGGGAGTGTGCGAGCATATGCTGTGCAGGTAATGTAACCTCAGCCAAATGTATTATATTCTGACATGCTCACAAACAATAGACCTGTCTCATGgtggacatttttatttgtcaaacaCAGGTGTGACTAATAATGTTATCAGTGGCTCCATTCCATTTCGGTGTGCTGCTGCCGGGGTTGTGCATGCTGGTTCACTGGCACACTGAAAGAGAATGTAGCCATAATACAGCTGTTTGTATTTAACACCAGCATTATGCATTTTCTGCTACTGCAAATCAAAAATATCAACAAGAAGATTTTTTGTTTCCCTCTCTCAGTATTAAAGAGTGGCATGATTCAGTAGGATTTTATTCcctacataaaaaaatatatatatattgcataATTATAAGTATATGCAATTAGCAGATTAATGTGTCGTTGATAAAACAATCAGAAATGATAATTGATAATGTGACTTTTTAGGCCAAACTAACTTTAACAGCACTTTTGTAACAGGCATTTCATACATGAGAGATCTGGAAAATAAAGTAATCTTACGACACACTTAAATGATCATCAGGAAATTTAGTAGTTAACATTAAATTTGGAATGGGTCTTATTTCTCGCGTAGATGAAATACTGCAAATCCATGGCAGTGGCACGGTGTCTTGGCAATGCATGGTTTACAGTGTTAAAAGTCTTGAAGGCAATTAATGTCCCTTTAGGCATAAACTATAGCCTCAATTTATTCCGTCTCTTCATGACTGAATGGCCTTAAAAGGTAAATCGATAAGCTCATTGTGTTTCTTCTTACTGAACTGTGGAGTGAACTCCTAATCCAAGATATGTTTATTGCACAGGTCTTGCGCCGGCCCCCGGGCAGGAGATGGCTGCGCGGTGTGTCGGAGTCCTGCGTGGGTGAAGGACATCCAAATCAACAGGCAGCTCAGCAGCATCGTACAGCTCTTCTGTGGTTTGGAGTCCCTGCTTAATCCTATGAAACAACCAGGTAGATAGTAGCCATTGTGTAGCAGCTTGAAAGCATAATTAACAAGTTATGTATTTAAATCTATGCCttatttgttgcttttctcccCACGTTCCTCTGCCCACGCCCCCTTCTATCAATTGTTGACTGAAACATTTAACATTCTCCTCCGCCAATCTAATCTCTGAATGACAGTATTAGTGGCTTGTTCCTGTGCTTTATTATCTTTATCGCCCATCCAGCATCCCGGTAATGACAGTAATTATGCAATGCAATTAACCATGGTAGTGTTTAGTTTTGCGAGTAGATCTCAGCATTGACAAAGAACTAGAGGGCAACTTTCTAAGCCCTGTAGTTAAAAAGTGAGCAAATCTGCAGGTTGTTGTGCTCTCTAAATTCACACAGAAATAGCTCAAGGGCTTAAGAGGTTGATTTGGCACTTTTCTACTTCTGTCAAATGTCAGTGTTATTAGTTGGGAGTGCATAATCTTAAGGTGTGatgttgttcttttttcattttaacaacatCTTAACAGATGCAAggtaattacacacacaaagagcctTTTTGACAGCAAAAAGTTATAGTACATGCAGGAGgggaacattttgttttgttaaacctgttgttttttttttttttttttgtttttttttgtcaccccTCTTCAGCCGAGGTCCAAACACAACATAAGAGCCCTGTCCTTAAACACAAGAAGAACTTCAAGATCTGGTTTAGCCCCCGTAGCCGCAAGGTACGCTGCATGGTGGAGAAGCCTTCTGAGGTCGCCGCACCGGAGAGCACATCCTCTATagaagcagctgcagcacagcCAGACACCGTCACCTCTCAACACCAGGACCTGtcagtttttaatttcaccTCATCCTCCCAAGACTCGAGCTCTTCTTGTTCTCAGAAATgcaagagtgaaaacaggaagaagagGTCAACTAGGAAAAACGCTGCCAGCAGGAAGGTGACGGTGCAAGGGGCCAATAGGACCACACGAAAACAGACCAAGCAGCAGATGAAGAAGAACAGGCTAGAGGCTATAAACCAGCAGTGGGGGATCACCGAGGAGACAGATGccctaaagttaaaggagcagCCCTGTGCGGATGGGGCAAGGAGGTCCAGTAAAAGAGTTTCCTTCCTAAGCCCTGCTGTCACGTCTGACGAGCCTCAGCCTGCAGTGCCACAGGGGAGTATTAATGAACTCAGCCCGAGTAGAAGCACCACGAGGGAGAGTCTCTCAGTAGGCAGCGTCACTGTACTGAATGACCAAACCCAGCCCGGTCAGAAAGTGATGGACAGTGTCGGCCAGCATGACAAACTGCCTGAAACAGACAATCCTAAAAAGCAGGATAACGTATCTCCCCCAAAGCACTCATCAAAAAGatccagagaggaggagaaggtcGCCACGTTGGAGACCACACCAAAAAGGCCCAGGGCTTCCCCAGGCAGGCGGAGGAAATCACAGATGTCTCCAGCTGTCCTCAACCCTCCATCTTCGGCTAGCCCCAGGTGTGATAAGAGCATCAAACACTCGAGAGGAGAGCAAGGAGACAGCCCCTCTGTCCGAGCCAGTGCTGGTAGAAAATCTCCCTGCTCTCCTGGTGCATCTTTTGGACGGCCCACAACAGGGAGCCCTGCGGTTATGAAGAGGAACCACAAGGGAGAGACCCTGCTGCATCTAGCTGCTATAAAGGTCCAGTGGGTTCTGAATTATTCACCTTATTCACTCCATTTTCTGTTGCATTctacaaatgcaaattttaaaacatgtctgcaGTAGAGTGACAGCACCAAAAGCTAAATAATACAGAAAGCATATGTTGCAGGGTGCAAATGTGGCCTTTTAATCTACTCCATTGTCTTAGTTTATTTCAAAATGCATCTAAGATAAGATCTGCTGGTTTGAATATATTCCCCACCCCTCAGTTGAACATATTAGTCTTCAGATAATCAGACAGCCATGTTCCGGGTTCGTTGAGAATAAACTGTCTTGCAGTAATCCTTGTAAACATAGTCGTAATCCCCCTCTGGATCCCTGACAAGGTAATCAATGGCCCACTGTGGAGTGTGATTGATAAACAGTGGAGCTTTGGTACACTGGGATCGGCTGTTGTGTTTGAAGGGTTGCGTTTACAGGTCTGCAACTCTGACCTCAGGTTTGTTGTTCTCTCTGGGTCCTGCAGGGGGATGTAGAGGCTGTCAAGGAACTGCTGGACCAGGGGGCTGACCCTAACCTGAAAGATAATGCTGGGTGGACACCTCTGGTAAGACTAATGCACCAAGTGATACGTCTTTATTTGCTGTGTGCAAAACCTCATTGACTGAATGTTTCATCATCAAAGCAGCAGTTGTTAAGTGAGCATAATTTTGCCACACTGGTTGGCTCTAATTTTTTTGATGGAAGAGATTTGTAGTGTTTCTCGTCAATAGCATATTGTCATTTTTTACACACAGTGACTTTGTGGTTTGTCAGACTCCACGCAAGTGCTTGTTCACTGTGGCTTTTCTATTCATACAAACATTTGCATCTTGTCATTTACTAATTATTGTATTGTCTTCTCCAGTAAATCAACTTGCTCAGTCACTGTGCGTCATGTTGCTGTTATGAATATGCATGCAGGCTTAGTTTTCCTGGCTTAATAGCtctattttttcccccctgtaTCCTAACACCTGTTTCTGCCAGGTGAAAATTGAAAATTTCATGTCAAGGTTATTCTTGTCAAAATATTAGTGAGTCGTTATGTTATCCCAGTACTCATCAGAATATGCTTAAATCTCTTAAAATGGCACCAAAAGGTAACACATCTGCATGTGAGGTTATTTGTGCTGTTTCTCTTTGCATTGCAAGCTGATCTTGAACTGCAACCaagcaataaaaaaatctgttctgTTGAGGAACATAGTCACAAAGACTTAATGTTGGCTTTAACTGCGCTGGTAAAGTACAAATATGTCATGCCAGGATCCAAGCTTCCCAGAATGTGTCAATTACTGTTAGCactgccatttttaagcattctAGGCTTCCTCCCAGAAATATGTAGGCATGTGCTCTCTTAATTTAACCTAAAGTTGCCTGCACATGACAAACTGTAAAACCCATAAGTGGTCCCTAAGCCATTTTCCTCATTGAGAAAAAGCAGGTGAGTGCTTACTGCTATGTTATTGCAGCACTTTACATGGCTACCTGCTGTCAAGAGATGCTCCACTGAGCTTTGACAGTTTGCAGCTGATCCTAATTGTTACCAATAAGCTTAAAACACCACTTTGTCATATTTGACAGACTTGTGTGTATCAGTGAAGGCTGGGAACATGATGTGTTACAATCATCTAGGTCTCCTcgatgtgtattttttttttttagatttttaaaaattgtatttatttattcaaagaGCTTTTGggatttccatccatccatttccataaccgcttatcctcttgagggttgcggtggggctggagcctatcccaaccactacaccaccgtgctgcccttTTTGAGATTTAAAACTGATAATAAAATTCTCAGCTACCCCTTTTTTCATAGAATCACAACTGTATTTAAATACAGTGCAGCTGTCACGATAGCTCTTAAtctcatttcagaataaaaaacTCTCACCCTTTTACTTTGTCAAATTAACTTCAGGTTCAAGTATCAAACATAACCTTTTAAAGCACTCACTTTTATGAAGCTACATCcctcattcatttcaatttcaGAAAAGTAGGTCAGGATAATACTGAAGTGTTCTTCTCAGAAGATCTGTCTTGGTATgagttgaattaaaaaaaaaactgttgaagTGTTATTAAGCTTTAATGTAAGATTGTTATATATTCAAATACATCAAGGGACTATACATTTCATGTAAAGCATTACCATACAAATATCCAAATTGATTTTAATTCTTTTAAGTGCTGATCTCACCTAACATAATATCAACTGGAAAAAAGATAGATATTACAGTGATGGAAAACGTAATAGAAACTAGAACACATATGCAGTATAAGGCTGTATTTTGAGGatgacagggagaaaccagatCAAAGCAGAGTGGGATGACTTCTGAGCTTCTCTTTGTTCCAGCACGAAGCATGCAACCTGGGTCACCTGGCGGTTGTGGAGGTGTTGGTCTCGAGGGGAGCCCTGTTGAATACGCCCGGCTATGAAAATGACTCACCGCTCCACGATGCCGCGAGGAACAGTCACCCAGCCATCGTgaaactgctgctgcagctcggAGCCTCGCAGAATGTACTGTAAGTCGCATTATAGGAACACCTCACCCACAAAGTGATCATTTATATTTCAATTATTCATGCCATGTTACCTGTATTTCATAGagaaaagtgtgtttttctcgcatgcctccggTGGTATGCTCAATACTTTCCAAACACGTTGCATTGCCTTGCCTTGAGCCCTGTCTGACCTGGGCTTAAAGAGAAACTTATTTACGCTTTCAGTTTTAGTCCCATTCAGGAAGGGCTGATGGGAgggcatgagttgtgtgagagcgTGTTGATTAATGTGGTCTCGTTTGCTTCAATTTATCAGTGATGTCTGCCATTTTGGGGCATGAATGATTAatatataaatggtcattttgtgagtgaaaAATTCtctaagtgtttttttttttttttttttttttttttaacatggattTTATTGGTGTTACAGGTTGGATACTGTTATAACACTATAAGCCTTCTACTTGTACCAACACTTGTATACCGTATACAGCACTGCAGACAGAAAAAGGGTTACTACATGTCAAAAGAATCACATAGATTTTGTGCTTTGCTTGGCACTGGTCTTTTGAGAAAATCGTCAAGTGCTGACCAGGAAGTCTGACCTGAAAACAGGATTTTTGATGGATATGTTCGAAACCGAATCTTTAACCTCGTACTTGGCGTTCTGGTATGAGCCACGTGAAAACTTCATTCACAACATTACTACACCATAATAAAGTGTTGATCACCACTGTGTAAAGTGTAGCAGCCTCTACACAAATGAAAAGCTGTGCTGCTCAgagacatcatgtttttgttgagtGCTGCATGTTTCTCCTAAAAGTATGTGAGAGTATTTGTATGTACCATAAGTAAcagccacacacaaaaaaacataatcaaCATGCAACAGTATTAGTAGTACTATTAAATATTACCCTTGAGACAATTTGTAAAGGTTTAAGCTGCAGTTCGGactgtgtttttgagtttgtagCGTCGTACAGGATTACATTAATTTGTGatatatgtgtaaataaatgagGTGGACAAAATATTACAAGCACCTTCCACCTGAGTCAGGCAGCTCAACTAGAAATCCCAACAAAAACTGGACACTTTAGGTAAGTTAATATTTATTGCACGGCTATTGTATTTCATTGCATTACATCATAAAGGCTCTTCTGTTATTCTAGACCGGCGCTTATTTTCCGCTTCTTCAATAAATCGTCAAGTGCCTGCTTCCTGGTCAGTGTTCCAGGCATTCAGCCCTTTATTATCAAGGACAGGCGTGCGCTTGTGCAGTACGTAGGTGGATGGATGTAAGAAAATCGACTGATGCTGATTAGTCGCTGGTCAATCAGATGATGCTGTATCAGCGTTTGTGGCCTTTGGAGGAGGGGTAGATGCGTAGCCCAATATCCATAATGAGGGAGAGGATGCTGGTTAATAAGTGTGATCAATAGAGTAGTTGATCAGGGTCGGTACGTTGGTCACTTAGCGCTCTCTGTGATCATTTATGCCAATCATCCTCCGTCTTCTCCCTTATTTGTTTCATTGTGCTCATCTCGTTGCTTTGATGGGTCCCGATTGCCAGGTCTtacatttttctcctcttttaccTTGTTACTTGTCTGCAAGGCAAACAAGAGGCAGCAATTGGGACTGTCTGTCAGGACACTGCAAGATGAATGCAATCCAAGGCCCCCAGCCTCACACAAAtacatgcacacgcacataaacacacattcacatactcCCACAAGAGGCAAACCAAGACATCTGCCAATGCAATCCCTAATGGAATGATTGGCACACAGCTCGGGGGTTTAGAAAAACAGGTTTTGCAGATTTCCATTgttcctcagtgcatgtttgtgtatgcACATTAGGTTGGAATGATTggactgcatttatttattgttaggACCCTGTCCTCTAAATCAGAGGCTGTGAGTCCACTTTCTATTATGAGCACGCATTTGACTTGCTGTGCAGGTTATTAGAAATATTGAAGCAAGTCT is from Epinephelus moara isolate mb chromosome 7, YSFRI_EMoa_1.0, whole genome shotgun sequence and encodes:
- the bard1 gene encoding BRCA1-associated RING domain protein 1, yielding MDNGVTEQKKDWEKTKEAVANFRQLLLCSKCSDLMTEPVCLGVCEHMLCRSCAGPRAGDGCAVCRSPAWVKDIQINRQLSSIVQLFCGLESLLNPMKQPAEVQTQHKSPVLKHKKNFKIWFSPRSRKVRCMVEKPSEVAAPESTSSIEAAAAQPDTVTSQHQDLSVFNFTSSSQDSSSSCSQKCKSENRKKRSTRKNAASRKVTVQGANRTTRKQTKQQMKKNRLEAINQQWGITEETDALKLKEQPCADGARRSSKRVSFLSPAVTSDEPQPAVPQGSINELSPSRSTTRESLSVGSVTVLNDQTQPGQKVMDSVGQHDKLPETDNPKKQDNVSPPKHSSKRSREEEKVATLETTPKRPRASPGRRRKSQMSPAVLNPPSSASPRCDKSIKHSRGEQGDSPSVRASAGRKSPCSPGASFGRPTTGSPAVMKRNHKGETLLHLAAIKGDVEAVKELLDQGADPNLKDNAGWTPLHEACNLGHLAVVEVLVSRGALLNTPGYENDSPLHDAARNSHPAIVKLLLQLGASQNVLNLHGKRPADYAVSAKMLEIFQEASEGTQSANASLSPSASLSVVSDCGRRDEMLVFLASKLAQPEQLQVAKLGELLGGRMADTFSGSVSHVVVPEGHMPTTISTLLGLLAGCWVVKFSWVEACLQAGKWIPETEHEAGEGPQRSRVNRCSLLPPLFDGCFFFLLGSFKAPPRDELTKLLREGGGQLLTRQPKPDSDVTQTLSAAAYHALPGSDQALCTQYIIFDPQGAHKPAVVRRGKVWWAPSTWLIDCITAFRLLPVPDPQTSV